One window of Quercus robur chromosome 12, dhQueRobu3.1, whole genome shotgun sequence genomic DNA carries:
- the LOC126708252 gene encoding uncharacterized protein LOC126708252 — MNSVSFWIQVHDIPLSFRNKEVAEQICEVIGPVTKMENPSDYDGGTFIRVRVVVNISLPLCRGRLITLDNNEVHWVSFKYERLPNLCYWCGTLTHLGKDCEHWIESEGSLNKEEQHYGPWLKAAPFMASKKSFLSVPGFYASMKTDKAGWKHTETHSHNRDYPNTTVGETPSTLSPKNEEHSQSPEIMEQDKSSVSISPQDQPSTDTDCMGPPFLGSTQMPTQPLAFSQLIEEIDVDIHRFDNAAPACHNPNNSNLGRSPLLVNEHETPIGPPTKGPLTKPCDSNPTKDTNTTSPT, encoded by the coding sequence ATGAACTCAGTATCCTTTTGGATACAAGTTCATGATATCCCATTGAGTTTTCGTAATAAGGAGGTGGCAGAACAGATTTGTGAGGTCATTGGTCCGGTTACCAAAATGGAGAACCCAAGTGACTATGACGGAGGCACATTTATTCGGGTCCGTGTAGTCGTGAACATCTCCCTTCCTCTATGTCGTGGTCGGCTCATCACCCTGGACAACAACGAAGTCCATTGGGTCTCCTTTAAGTACGAACGCCTCCCCAATCTATGTTATTGGTGCGGCACTCTCACACACCTGGGCAAGGACTGCGAACATTGGATAGAAAGCGAAGGCTCGCTGAACAAAGAGGAACAACACTACGGGCCATGGCTCAAGGCGGCTCCGTTCATGGCCTCCAAAAAATCCTTTCTCTCCGTCCCGGGCTTCTACGCCAGCATGAAAACTGATAAAGCTGGCTGGAAGCACACTGAAACTCATTCCCATAACCGGGATTACCCAAATACGACGGTAGGCGAAACCCCATCTACTTTGTCGCCGAAAAACGAGGAGCACTCCCAGTCACCGGAAATCATGGAACAAGACAAGAGCTCAGTCTCGATCAGTCCCCAAGATCAGCCATCAACTGACACAGATTGCATGGGGCCTCCTTTCCTAGGATCCACTCAGATGCCCACTCAACCTTTAGCCTTTAGCCAACTCATTGAAGAGATCGACGTGGACATCCATCGCTTTGACAATGCGGCCCCAGCATGCCACAACCCAAATAACTCCAACTTGGGCCGAAGCCCATTGCTAGTTAATGAACATGAAACTCCCATCGGCCCACCTACTAAGGGCCCCCTAACCAAGCCCTGTGATTCAAACCCCACCAAGGATACCAATACCACCTCCCCGACCTAA